One segment of Pantoea sp. Lij88 DNA contains the following:
- the metF gene encoding methylenetetrahydrofolate reductase, whose protein sequence is MSFFHANQREALNQSLAELNGQINVSFEFFPPRTSEMEETLWTSIDRLSSLKPKFVSVTYGANSGERDRTHSIIKGIKDRTGLEAAPHLTCVDATRDELRAIAQDYWNNGIRHIVALRGDLPPGSGKPEMYGSDLVSLLKEVGDFDISVAAYPEVHPEAKSAQADLINLKRKIDAGASRAITQFFFDVESYLRFRDRCVSTGIDVEIVPGILPVSNFKQLQRFATLTNVRVPGWMSAMFAGLDDDPETRKMVGANIAMDMVKILSREGVKDFHFYTLNRAEMSYAICHTLGVRPAAAAA, encoded by the coding sequence ATGAGTTTCTTTCATGCCAATCAGCGCGAAGCGCTAAACCAGAGCCTGGCTGAGCTGAACGGGCAAATTAATGTTTCATTTGAGTTCTTCCCGCCTCGTACCAGCGAAATGGAAGAGACCCTGTGGACCTCCATCGATCGTCTGAGCAGCCTGAAGCCGAAATTCGTTTCTGTGACCTACGGCGCGAACTCAGGTGAACGCGATCGCACGCACAGCATTATCAAAGGCATTAAAGATCGCACCGGTCTGGAGGCGGCACCCCATCTGACCTGTGTCGATGCCACGCGGGATGAACTGCGCGCCATCGCTCAGGATTACTGGAACAACGGCATCCGTCATATTGTGGCGCTGCGTGGCGACCTGCCTCCCGGCAGCGGTAAGCCAGAAATGTACGGCAGCGATCTGGTGTCGCTGCTGAAAGAGGTCGGCGATTTTGATATTTCCGTCGCTGCATATCCGGAAGTGCATCCCGAAGCGAAAAGCGCTCAGGCCGATCTGATTAACCTGAAGCGAAAAATTGATGCAGGCGCCAGCCGGGCGATCACCCAGTTCTTCTTCGACGTTGAAAGTTATCTGCGTTTTCGCGATCGCTGTGTTTCGACCGGCATCGACGTGGAAATTGTGCCGGGCATTCTGCCTGTTTCTAACTTTAAACAGCTGCAACGCTTTGCCACGCTGACCAATGTACGTGTGCCGGGCTGGATGAGCGCGATGTTTGCCGGGCTGGATGATGACCCGGAAACGCGCAAAATGGTGGGTGCCAATATCGCGATGGATATGGTGAAAATCCTGTCCCGTGAAGGGGTGAAAGATTTCCATTTCTATACGCTGAACCGTGCTGAAATGAGTTACGCGATCTGCCACACCTTAGGCGTGCGTCCTGCTGCGGCAGCGGCTTAA